In one Dehalococcoidia bacterium genomic region, the following are encoded:
- the argS gene encoding arginine--tRNA ligase yields MLVKERIAQLVQAAATEAVQRGLLPSISLPDVLIQQPQNPEHGDYATNVALKLARAARKSPLEIARTLADTMPQADEIAETRVAPPGFINFVLSDAWLKRQVVEVLSAGDDFGSSTTGAGQSVQVEFVSANPTGPIHVGHGRGAVLGSTLANVLSAAGYNVQREYYINDAGSQIEAFRRSLWARYQQALGVPAEMPAEGYVGAYMVELGQAMAGEHGRRFLEMPEEQGRETLGEIGLQKMLAEIRQDLARLSVDFDVWFSERTLFSAGQYDRALRLLRERNVVREKEGALWFASTALGDDKDAVLVRSSGLPTYFASDVAYHYNKFVERHFQRVINIWGADHQGHVPRMKAVVSALGVEPSRLEVVISQLVTLKRGDQTLRLSKRTGDIITLREVLDEVGPDACRYFFLTHSADSQMDFDLELAKKQSQDNPVYYVQYAHARIHSILRNAAEQHIAYVDGDVQLLRDPAEMALVRKMLLLPELIEDAALSLEPHRLPHYAHELATAFHGFYQNCRVISPDPALTAARLKLVDACRIVLARTLKLMGMSAPERM; encoded by the coding sequence ATGCTAGTGAAGGAACGCATCGCCCAACTGGTGCAGGCCGCCGCCACGGAGGCGGTCCAACGTGGCCTGCTGCCCTCCATCTCCCTGCCGGACGTCCTCATCCAGCAGCCCCAGAACCCGGAGCACGGCGATTACGCCACCAACGTGGCGCTCAAGTTAGCGCGCGCCGCCCGCAAAAGCCCCCTTGAGATCGCCAGGACGCTCGCCGACACCATGCCCCAGGCCGACGAAATCGCGGAAACCCGCGTCGCGCCGCCCGGCTTCATCAACTTCGTCCTCTCCGACGCCTGGCTGAAACGCCAGGTGGTGGAAGTCCTTTCCGCGGGTGACGACTTCGGCAGTTCCACCACGGGCGCCGGACAGAGCGTGCAGGTGGAGTTCGTCAGCGCCAATCCCACCGGCCCCATCCACGTGGGCCACGGGCGCGGCGCCGTCCTGGGAAGCACGCTGGCCAACGTCCTTAGCGCCGCGGGCTACAACGTCCAGCGCGAGTACTACATCAACGACGCGGGCAGCCAGATTGAGGCGTTCCGCCGCAGCCTGTGGGCGCGCTACCAGCAGGCCCTGGGCGTCCCGGCCGAGATGCCCGCCGAAGGCTACGTGGGCGCGTACATGGTGGAGCTAGGCCAGGCGATGGCCGGGGAGCACGGACGCCGCTTCTTGGAGATGCCCGAAGAGCAGGGCCGGGAAACGCTCGGCGAAATTGGGCTTCAGAAGATGCTTGCGGAGATCCGCCAGGACCTGGCCCGCCTGAGCGTGGACTTCGACGTGTGGTTCAGCGAGCGGACGCTCTTCTCCGCCGGGCAGTACGACCGCGCGCTGCGCCTCCTGCGGGAGCGCAACGTCGTGCGGGAGAAGGAGGGCGCCCTGTGGTTCGCCTCCACCGCGCTGGGCGACGACAAGGACGCGGTGCTGGTGCGGAGCAGCGGCCTGCCCACCTACTTCGCCTCGGACGTGGCGTACCACTACAACAAGTTCGTGGAGCGCCATTTCCAGCGCGTCATCAACATCTGGGGCGCCGACCACCAGGGCCACGTGCCGCGCATGAAGGCGGTGGTGAGCGCCCTGGGCGTCGAGCCGTCGCGCCTGGAAGTCGTCATCTCCCAACTGGTGACGTTGAAGCGCGGCGACCAGACCCTGCGCCTCTCCAAGCGCACCGGCGACATCATCACCCTGCGCGAGGTGCTGGACGAGGTCGGCCCGGACGCCTGCCGCTACTTCTTCCTGACGCACTCGGCGGACAGCCAGATGGACTTTGACCTGGAGCTGGCCAAGAAGCAGTCCCAGGACAACCCGGTGTACTACGTGCAGTACGCGCACGCCCGCATCCACAGCATCCTGCGCAACGCCGCGGAACAGCATATCGCCTACGTTGACGGCGACGTGCAGCTTCTGCGCGACCCGGCGGAAATGGCGCTCGTCCGCAAGATGCTGCTGCTGCCGGAGCTGATCGAGGATGCCGCGCTCTCCCTGGAGCCGCACCGCCTGCCGCACTACGCGCACGAGCTGGCGACAGCCTTCCACGGGTTCTACCAGAACTGCCGGGTCATCTCGCCGGACCCCGCGCTGACCGCGGCGCGGCTGAAGCTGGTGGACGCCTGCCGCATCGTCCTGGCGCGCACGCTGAAGCTGATGGGCATGAGCGCGCCGGAGCGGATGTAA